Proteins found in one Planococcus citri chromosome 2, ihPlaCitr1.1, whole genome shotgun sequence genomic segment:
- the LOC135837540 gene encoding zinc finger CCCH domain-containing protein 18-like isoform X1 — translation MADRHRRDDDDRKSRRDEDRYHRSKAQKRSRSDSRSRHRRHRSSEEREIDIEAETRRMNEIQANIERQRQRDREREESNRRKAHKSESSRSNRDLESERRGGPQQANYASHRPVIRRSDGKPQPRPPYNGDTLPRPPDHNCYNCSNPDHYDYECPKWEDGPRCFRCSEWGHFGTTCYNPRVFYKHEFAKYRDSSRDNRIRDTINGAAQLISGERQPEDFMGIPRFDQDARNDIEENRRRHQSSSRYRSPNREEQHRSRSSPPVFDIGGVEYSSFLDTVGPAIIGQPMVQPPPGFPLIPPVPKPAYLEHTKEQTMLPFTNTPQPGTSASTSKTEKPVEMNPIGCIKAPENKTEKGSSPNKPQTKAAKKEGTSTDEIFKKFREQNPNAGKSPLNLGKVYNPRRDARTPKKTDTNREGPEHRKPTKPTKLDRTIAAPKPPTPPPMPEKPLWEVKSTKAVTEAEMDTTAQSEAKTDDEWNKPGPSSAQRNATEKPHLNSLGQDMNAPRPRTPEIIRQNLLIRPDIPCEEEWEIGDGEVIDRRRANYRSVNFMYVKQIMELNFTKVNERLTEIETRLHREQVPDETDEGRPMPDAKTALLTRQQEELNDAAMAITRVLEDPGSIEDAIEGLHQLIEMSRIYHFALDEHPQRVLMMLRTENLTIDERRSQRNRERRHRNRAHRRNADNVDDGIDVDYFSDFEDRGPGDAAPNFQLLGERLLDEAYQRRNQHDNDDQPMG, via the exons ATG GCTGATAGACATCGTAGAGATGATGATGACCGTAAGAGCAGACGAGATGAAGACAGGTATCACCGGTCTAAAGCCCAGAAACGGTCCAGATCAGACTCCCGAAGCCGCCACCGACGTCATCGTTCCAGTGAGGAACGCGAGATAGATATAGAAGCTGAAACGCGACGAATGAACGAGATTCAGGCCAATATTGAACGTCAACGCCAGAGAGACAGA GAAAGGGAAGAAAGTAACCGAAGAAAAGCCCATAAGTCTGAGTCGTCGAGATCAAATCGAGAT CTGGAGTCTGAACGGAGAGGCGGGCCGCAGCAGGCCAACTATGCTAGTCACCGACCAGTTATCAGACGGAGCGACGGAAAACCCCAACCGAGACCGCCTTACAACGGCGATACCCTACCGAGACCGCCCGATCACAATTGTTACAACTGCTCCAACCCGGATCACTACGATTACGAATGTCCGAAGTGGGAAGATGGACCGAGGTGTTTCAGATGTTCGGAGTGGGGTCATTTTGGAACGACGTGCTACAATCCCCGCGTATTCTACAAACACG AATTCGCAAAGTACCGAGATAGTTCCCGAGACAACCGGATCAGAGATACAATTAACGGAGCAGCCCAATTAATTAGCGGTGAACGGCAACCGGAGGATTTTATGGGTATACCGAGATTCGACCAAGACGCGAGAAACGATATCGAAGAAAATCGTCGAAGACATCAATCGTCGAGCCGTTACCGGTCACCGAACCGCGAAGAACAACATCGCAGCCGCTCATCCCCGCCTGTATTCGATATAGGCGGCGTCGAGTATTCGTCGTTTTTGGACACCGTCGGACCAGCCATTATTGGCCAACCGATGGTTCAACCGCCGCCTGGTTTTCCGCTGATTCCACCAGTTCCGAAGCCGGCCTACCTGGAACATACGAAAGAACAGACGATGCTGCCGTTTACCAACACACCGCAGCCAGGAACCAGCGCTTCGACGTCGAAAACAGAGAAACCGGTTGAAATGAATCCGATTGGGTGTATTAAGGCGCCGGAGAATAAAACAGAGAAAGGATCAAGCCCAAATAAACCGCAAACGAAAGCCGCGAAGAAAGAAGGCACTTCAAcggacgaaattttcaaaaagtttcgtgAACAGAATCCGAACGCCGGTAAATCGCCTTTGAATCTTGGAAAGGTGTATAATCCACGCAGGGACGCGAGGACACCGAAGAAAACGGATACGAACAGAGAAGGCCCGGAACATCGTAAACCGACGAAGCCGACTAAACTCGATCGTACAATTGCGGCGCCGAAACCCCCAACCCCGCCACCGATGCCGGAAAAACCGTTGTGGGAAGTTAAATCGACGAAAGCGGTTACCGAAGCCGAAATGGATACAACGGCTCAATCCGAGGCGAAAACCGACGACGAGTGGAACAAGCCAGGCCCGAGTTCAGCACAGAGGAATGCAACAGAGAAGCCGCATTTAAATTCGTTAGGCCAAGATATGAATGCGCCGCGGCCACGCACGCCCGAAATCATCCGGCAAAACCTACTAATTCGGCCAGACATTCCGTGCGAAGAAGAATGGGAAATTGGCGACGGAGAAGTGATTGATCGACGGAGAGCGAATTATCGTTCCGTTAATTTCATGTACGTGAAGCAGATCATGGAATTGAACTTCACGAAGGTCAACGAGAGGCTCACCGAGATCGAAACGCGCCTTCACCGAGAGCAGGTTCCTGATGAAACAGACGAGGGAAGGCCGATGCCGGATGCCAAGACGGCCCTGTTAACCAGGCAACAGGAGGAGTTAAACGACGCAGCGATGGCGATCACGCGCGTATTGGAAG ATCCTGGTTCAATTGAAGACGCGATTGAAGGTCTGCATCAATTAATCGAGATGTCGCGTATTTACCACTTTGCGCTGGATGAACACCCGCAACGCGTATTAATGATGCTGCGAACAGAGAACCTGACCATTGATGAACGTAGAAGTCAGAGAAATCGCGAACGGAGACACCGCAATCGAGCGCATCGCCGAAACGCCGATAACGTAGACGACGGTATTGACGTCGATTATTTTTCCGATTTTGAAGATCGTGGTCCAGGCGATGCTgcgccaaattttcaattactagGCGAACGTTTACTTGATGAAGCCTATCAACGGAGAAATCAACACGATAACGACGATCAACCAATGGGATAA
- the LOC135837540 gene encoding uncharacterized protein LOC135837540 isoform X2 — protein MADRHRRDDDDRKSRRDEDRYHRSKAQKRSRSDSRSRHRRHRSSEEREIDIEAETRRMNEIQANIERQRQRDRLESERRGGPQQANYASHRPVIRRSDGKPQPRPPYNGDTLPRPPDHNCYNCSNPDHYDYECPKWEDGPRCFRCSEWGHFGTTCYNPRVFYKHEFAKYRDSSRDNRIRDTINGAAQLISGERQPEDFMGIPRFDQDARNDIEENRRRHQSSSRYRSPNREEQHRSRSSPPVFDIGGVEYSSFLDTVGPAIIGQPMVQPPPGFPLIPPVPKPAYLEHTKEQTMLPFTNTPQPGTSASTSKTEKPVEMNPIGCIKAPENKTEKGSSPNKPQTKAAKKEGTSTDEIFKKFREQNPNAGKSPLNLGKVYNPRRDARTPKKTDTNREGPEHRKPTKPTKLDRTIAAPKPPTPPPMPEKPLWEVKSTKAVTEAEMDTTAQSEAKTDDEWNKPGPSSAQRNATEKPHLNSLGQDMNAPRPRTPEIIRQNLLIRPDIPCEEEWEIGDGEVIDRRRANYRSVNFMYVKQIMELNFTKVNERLTEIETRLHREQVPDETDEGRPMPDAKTALLTRQQEELNDAAMAITRVLEDPGSIEDAIEGLHQLIEMSRIYHFALDEHPQRVLMMLRTENLTIDERRSQRNRERRHRNRAHRRNADNVDDGIDVDYFSDFEDRGPGDAAPNFQLLGERLLDEAYQRRNQHDNDDQPMG, from the exons ATG GCTGATAGACATCGTAGAGATGATGATGACCGTAAGAGCAGACGAGATGAAGACAGGTATCACCGGTCTAAAGCCCAGAAACGGTCCAGATCAGACTCCCGAAGCCGCCACCGACGTCATCGTTCCAGTGAGGAACGCGAGATAGATATAGAAGCTGAAACGCGACGAATGAACGAGATTCAGGCCAATATTGAACGTCAACGCCAGAGAGACAGA CTGGAGTCTGAACGGAGAGGCGGGCCGCAGCAGGCCAACTATGCTAGTCACCGACCAGTTATCAGACGGAGCGACGGAAAACCCCAACCGAGACCGCCTTACAACGGCGATACCCTACCGAGACCGCCCGATCACAATTGTTACAACTGCTCCAACCCGGATCACTACGATTACGAATGTCCGAAGTGGGAAGATGGACCGAGGTGTTTCAGATGTTCGGAGTGGGGTCATTTTGGAACGACGTGCTACAATCCCCGCGTATTCTACAAACACG AATTCGCAAAGTACCGAGATAGTTCCCGAGACAACCGGATCAGAGATACAATTAACGGAGCAGCCCAATTAATTAGCGGTGAACGGCAACCGGAGGATTTTATGGGTATACCGAGATTCGACCAAGACGCGAGAAACGATATCGAAGAAAATCGTCGAAGACATCAATCGTCGAGCCGTTACCGGTCACCGAACCGCGAAGAACAACATCGCAGCCGCTCATCCCCGCCTGTATTCGATATAGGCGGCGTCGAGTATTCGTCGTTTTTGGACACCGTCGGACCAGCCATTATTGGCCAACCGATGGTTCAACCGCCGCCTGGTTTTCCGCTGATTCCACCAGTTCCGAAGCCGGCCTACCTGGAACATACGAAAGAACAGACGATGCTGCCGTTTACCAACACACCGCAGCCAGGAACCAGCGCTTCGACGTCGAAAACAGAGAAACCGGTTGAAATGAATCCGATTGGGTGTATTAAGGCGCCGGAGAATAAAACAGAGAAAGGATCAAGCCCAAATAAACCGCAAACGAAAGCCGCGAAGAAAGAAGGCACTTCAAcggacgaaattttcaaaaagtttcgtgAACAGAATCCGAACGCCGGTAAATCGCCTTTGAATCTTGGAAAGGTGTATAATCCACGCAGGGACGCGAGGACACCGAAGAAAACGGATACGAACAGAGAAGGCCCGGAACATCGTAAACCGACGAAGCCGACTAAACTCGATCGTACAATTGCGGCGCCGAAACCCCCAACCCCGCCACCGATGCCGGAAAAACCGTTGTGGGAAGTTAAATCGACGAAAGCGGTTACCGAAGCCGAAATGGATACAACGGCTCAATCCGAGGCGAAAACCGACGACGAGTGGAACAAGCCAGGCCCGAGTTCAGCACAGAGGAATGCAACAGAGAAGCCGCATTTAAATTCGTTAGGCCAAGATATGAATGCGCCGCGGCCACGCACGCCCGAAATCATCCGGCAAAACCTACTAATTCGGCCAGACATTCCGTGCGAAGAAGAATGGGAAATTGGCGACGGAGAAGTGATTGATCGACGGAGAGCGAATTATCGTTCCGTTAATTTCATGTACGTGAAGCAGATCATGGAATTGAACTTCACGAAGGTCAACGAGAGGCTCACCGAGATCGAAACGCGCCTTCACCGAGAGCAGGTTCCTGATGAAACAGACGAGGGAAGGCCGATGCCGGATGCCAAGACGGCCCTGTTAACCAGGCAACAGGAGGAGTTAAACGACGCAGCGATGGCGATCACGCGCGTATTGGAAG ATCCTGGTTCAATTGAAGACGCGATTGAAGGTCTGCATCAATTAATCGAGATGTCGCGTATTTACCACTTTGCGCTGGATGAACACCCGCAACGCGTATTAATGATGCTGCGAACAGAGAACCTGACCATTGATGAACGTAGAAGTCAGAGAAATCGCGAACGGAGACACCGCAATCGAGCGCATCGCCGAAACGCCGATAACGTAGACGACGGTATTGACGTCGATTATTTTTCCGATTTTGAAGATCGTGGTCCAGGCGATGCTgcgccaaattttcaattactagGCGAACGTTTACTTGATGAAGCCTATCAACGGAGAAATCAACACGATAACGACGATCAACCAATGGGATAA